TGTGCGCGGTCAGTACGTGTTCGCAATCAACCCGCCGGCAGTGTTCCCGGGGCGCGTCCGATGCGGAATGAGCTGTGCTAGAGTCTGCCCACACCCTCGCAAACGTAGCTGGAGCAATGGATTACACGGACACCCGCAGCGCACCTGACGACGTCCGCCTGGAACAACTCGCACATGCCGTTGGTAATGCCCTGGGGCGACGCGGCCAGCGCCTGACGGCGGCGGAATCGTGTACCGGAGGCTGGATCGCCAAGGCGTTAACGGATGTGGCCGGCAGTTCCGGCTGGTTCGATCGCTCCGTGGTGACCTACTCGAATGCTGCCAAGGAGGAGTTGCTGGGTATCGATCCCCGGTTGCTGGAACGTCACGGCGCGGTGAGCGAAGACGTCGTGCGCGCCATGGCCGAGGCGGCCCTCGAACGCAGCGGCGCGGATGTGGCCCTTGCCGTCAGTGGTGTTGCCGGCCCGGATGGCGGGTCGCCGAGCAAACCGGTGGGGCTGGTCTGGTTCGGGTGGGCGTTGCGCTCCGGCTTCCTGATCTCTCGCCCCGAGCGCTTCCCCGGAAACCGGGATGCAGTCCGTCGTGCCGCTGTCGGTACGTCGCTGGAAGGAGTGCTGCGCCAGTTGGGAGACTGAAGCGTGGCACGCCTGTTTTTTGCCCTGCAGCCATCCAGCGACGATCTGGACCAGCTTGCCCGGGCCATGCCGGAAAATCCGGGTGCGGGGCGCGTGATTCCAAGGGAGAATCTGCACGTCACGCTGGCGTTTCTGGGCGAACTTGGTGCGGAGAAGGCCGCCGCCGCCAGAGAGGCGGCCGATGGCGTGCAGGCACCACCCGTCACGCTGTGCTTCACGGCGCTTGCCTACTGGCCGGGACCCCGCACCCGGGTGCTCGTCCCGGAGGAGGTCACCGCTGCCGCGCAGACGCTGCGCGGCGAACTTGCGCGCCGACTGCGGGAGAGGAATGTGCCGTTCGACGCCCGGATCTGGCGGCCGCATTTGACCGTGGCGCGGAAGGCTCGCCCGGCAGAGGAGGTGCGTCTGGAGCCGCTATTGCTCGGTTTCAAGGAATTCGTTCTGGTGCACTCCCGTACTGAGCCCGCCGGAGCCCACTACGAGTCCATCGGCCGCTGGCCGCTGCATGAACATCGGTCGGTCTGACCGGCGGACAGGGGGTGGGAGGGGGTCGGTGAGTATGGAATAATGCTCCGCCATGGGTACCGGCGCGGAGCGCTTGGTTACCCCGGCGTGCCTGAACAAGCCAGAGGTTGAAGAATGGACGAAAACCGCAAAAAGGCCCTCGGTGCTGCCCTGGGGCAGATCGAGAAACAGTTCGGCAAGGGCGCTGTCATGCGCATGGGGGATGCTGCGGCCGTCAAGGATGTCGCCGCCATTTCCACCGGCTCCATCAGTCTCGACATGGCGCTGGGTATCGGTGGACTGCCCCGGGGCCGCGTGGCCGAAATCTACGGCCCGGAATCCTCCGGCAAGACCACCCTCACGCTGCAGGTGATCGCCGAGGCGCAACGTGCCGGAGGGACCGCCGCATTCGTCGATGCCGAGCATGCCCTCGACCCGGACTATGCCCGCAAGCTGGGCGTGGACGTGGACGAACTGCTGGTGTCGCAGCCCGATACCGGTGAACAGGCGCTGGAAATCGCCGACATGCTGGTGCGCTCCGGCGCGGTGGATGTGGTCATCGTCGACTCCGTGGCAGCGCTGACGCCCAAGGCGGAGATCGAGGGCGAGATGGGCGACTCCCACGTCGGCCTGCAGGCGCGGCTGATGTCCCAGGCCCTGCGCAAGCTCTCCGGCAATATCAAGCGTACCGGGACGCTGGTTGTCTTCATCAACCAGATCCGCATGAAGATCGGCGTGATGTTCGGCAGCCCCGAGACCACCACCGGCGGCAACGCACTCAAGTTCTACTCTTCCGTGCGCCTGGACATCCGTCGCATAGGCGCCATCAAGAAGGGTGACGAAGTGGTGGGCAACGAGACCCGGGTGAAAGTGGTCAAGAACAAAATGGCGCCGCCGTTCAAGCAGGCGGAGTTCGAGATCCTCTATGGCGAGGGAATCTCCCGCGAAGGCGAGCTCATCGATCTGGGTGCCAAGCATGGCATCATCGACAAGGCCGGCGCCTGGTACAGCTACAACGGTGATCGCATCGGCCAGGGCAAGGACAATGTGCGCCAGTTCCTGAAGGACAATCCGGCCATGGCCGGCGAGATCGAGTCCAAGCTGCGCGAGGTGCTCCTGCCCGAGAAGGTATCCGGGGCAGGCGAAGAGGAGCCCTCCGAGGCCGAAACGCAGTGACCCGGTGACGTCTTATGGATGCCGAGCCCGGGGCAGAGGATTTTGACGCGGCCTATGAGGCTGGCGTGCGGTTCCTGGCCCGTCGCGAGCACGCCAGGCGCGAGCTGCAGCGCAAGTTGAGGGCACGGGGGTTCAGCGACGCGGTGGTCGGGCAGGTTCTGGACCGCTTGGTCCAAGAGCGGTATCTTAGCGATGACCGTTTCACTGAGGCTTTCGTGCGCCAGCGTTGTGAGCAGGGCCAGGGGCCGCTGAAGATCATCGCCGCGCTCGGTGAGCGAGGTATTGACGAGAGCCTGGCGCGCCACCACCTGTCGCAGCAGGAGGTGGACTGGCTCGCGCAGGCGCGGGAAGCGCGGCGCCGACGCTTCGGTGAGGCACTGCCGGCCGACCGCAGGGAATGGGCGCGCCAGGCGCGCTTCCTGGCAAGCCGCGGCTTCAGCTCCGAGGAGGTCTACCGCGTGTTGGACGAGAGCGCTCACGAATAAACGGGAACCCCGCGGCGGAGGCTGCGGCTTTGCAAAGGCAGGTTTGACCAACCATGAGCATTTCCAGCGCCGAACTGCGCCGCGCTTTTCTGGAGTTCTTCCGCGAGCGCGGCCATGAGGTGGTCCCGAGCAGTCCCCTGGTGCCCGGTAACGACCCGACCCTGCTGTTCACCAACGCCGGTATGGTGCCGTTCAAGGACGTGTTCCTGGGCAAGGAGGATCGCGGCTACACCCGTGCCTGCTCGTCTCAGCGTTGCGTGCGCGCCGGCGGCAAGCACAACGACCTGGAGAACGTCGGTTACACCGCACGCCACCACACGTTCTTCGAGATGCTGGGCAATTTCAGTTTCGGCGATTACTTCAAGCGTGAGGCCATTCAGTACGCCTGGGAGTTTCTCACGCAGGTGGTGAACCTGCCGCCGGAGAAGCTCTGGGTCACCGTCTACGAAGAGGACGACGAGGCCGCCCGGATCTGGCTGGAAGAGATCGGCGTGAGCCCCGAGCGTTTTTCCCGGATCGGTGCCCATGACAACTTCTGGTCCATGGGTGACACCGGCCCCTGCGGCCCTTGCTCCGAGGTGTTCTACGATCACGGCCCCGAGGTCCCGGGCGGCCCTCCGGGCACCCCTGAGGAAGACGGGGACCGCTTCATCGAGATCTGGAATCTCGTGTTCATGCAGTACAACCGGGCCGCCGATGGCACCATGACCGATCTACCCAAGCCGAGTATCGACACGGGCATGGGCCTGGAACGGTTGGCTGCGGTTCTGCAGGGCGTGCACAGCAACTTCGAGATCGACCTGTTCCGCAACCTGATCCGTGCCGCCGCACAGGCGACCGGTGCGAAGGATCTCGACGACAGCTCCCTCAAGGTGATTGCCGACCACATCCGCGCCTGCGCCTTCCTCATTACCGACGGGGTGTTTCCCGCCAACGAGGGGCGCGGGTACGTGTTGCGGCGGATCATTCGCCGCGCCGTCCGTCACGGTTACAAGCTCGGCCAGGAAGACGCCTTCTTCCACAAGCTGGTCCAGCCGTTGGTGGCAGAGATGGGGGAAGCGTTCCCGGAACTGGTCGAGCAGCAGAAGCAGGTCGAGCGTCTGCTCAAGCGCGAGGAAGAGCAGTTCCACGAGACGCTGGAGCAGGGGCTCAAGCTGCTGGAGTCGGATCTCAGGCATCTGCGCGGCTCGGTGATTCCCGGTGCGACGGTGTTCAAGCTCTACGACACCTACGGTTTCCCGGTGGATCTCACCGCTGACATCGCCCGGGAGCGCGAGCTTGGCATAGATATGGAAGGCTTCGAGTCCCACATGGAGGCACAACGCGAGCGTGCCCGGGCGGCGAGCCAGTTCCGTGCGGACCATGCCGGGGATGCCGAAGTTGACGCCAACTCGCGTTTCACTGGCTACGACCACATCAGGGACACGGGTGTGGTTGCTGCCCTGTTCGCCGGAGGTCGCAGCGTGAACCGGCTGGAGTCCGGTCAGCAGGGCATGGTGGTGCTGGACACGACCCCGTTCTATGCCGAATCCGGCGGTCAGGTGGGTGACACCGGCACCTTGACGGGCGCCGGCGTTCGCTTCCGTGTGGATGACACTGTGCGGCAGGGCGGGGCCATCGGTCATCTCGGTGTCGTGGAAGAGGGTGTCATCGCAGCCGGCGACAGCCTGGAAGCCACGGTGGATGGTGATCGTCGTGCTGCCATCCGCCTGAATCACACCGCGACGCACCTACTGCACGCCGTTCTTCGTGAGCGACTGGGGACGCATGTGCACCAGAAGGGGTCGCTGGTGGCGCCGGACCGCTTGCGCTTCGACTTCTCCCATCCCGAACCCATTGATCCGGCGGAGCTGCGCCGCATTGAGCAGATCGTCAATGCGCGCATCCGCGCCAACGAGGCTGCGGATATCCGCGTGTTGCCCTATCAGCAGGCCATCAGCATGGGCGCTATGGCGCTGTTCGGTGAAAAATACGGCGACCAGGTACGGGTGGTGCGTTTTGGTGAACTGACCACGGAACTTTGCGGCGGGACGCACGTCGATCGCACAGGGGATATCGGCCTGTTCCGCATTGTCGAGGAGACCGGGGTGGCCGCTGGCGTGCGCCGCATTGAGGCGATCACCGGAGCCCGCGCCGTGGAGTGGGTAGAAGAGCAGGCCAGCGAGGTCCGGCAGGTGGCGGACATGCTGAAGGCCAGTCCGGAGAACATTCGGGTGCGACTGGAACAGGTTCTGGATCGCCAGCGCCAGGCAGAGAAGGAGCTCGAGCGGCTCAAGCAGAAGGTGGCCAGCCAGGCGGGGGGTGATCTCGCCGACTCCGCCGTGGACGTTGACGGAATCCGCGTGGTGGCATCGACCCTGGACGGAGGCGATGCGAAATCGCTTCGTGACACCGTCGATCAGCTCAAGAACAAGCTGGGCAGCGCCGCGGTGGTCCTCGCGGCCGTGGATGGCGGTAAGGTTCGCCTGGTGGCCGGTGTAACCAGCGATCTCACCGACAGAGTCAAGGCGGGTGAGCTGGTGAACGCTGTCGCCCGGCAGGTCGGTGGCAAGGGCGGAGGACGCCCGGACATGGCGCAGGCGGGCGGCAGTGAGCCCGACGGGTTGCCAGCCGCCATGAAATCCGTGCCGGACTGGGTGCGACAGCAGTTACAGTGAGGCCGACAAGCCATGGTGTGCACCTCCGGGTGCCACCCGTGAACAGGTAAAGGGACTGATGCCTTTAATCGTGCAGAAATACGGCGGCACATCCGTGGGCTCTCCCGAGCGCATCGAGGAAGTCGCGCGCAGGGTGATCAAGACGAAGGACGCGGGGAATTCGGTGGTGGTGGTGGTGTCCGCCATGAGCGGAGAAACCAATCGCCTCACCGAACTCGCCAAGCAGATCAATCCCGAGCCGCCGGCGCGGGAAATGGACATGATTCTCTCCACCGGCGAGCAGGTCACCATCGGCCTTCTGGCCATGGCGCTGGAAAAGCAGGGGCATCCGGCCCGCTGCTACACCGGAGCCCAGGTGAAGATCCTCACGGACAGCGCCCACAGCAAGGCGCGTATCCAGGAGATCGATGCCAAGGTGGTGACGCAGGATCTCAAGGAGGGGCGTATTGTCGTCGTCGCCGGGTTTCAGGGTGTGGATTCCACCGGAGCGATTACCACCCTCGGCCGAGGCGGCTCCGACACCACTGCGGTGGCCCTGGCGGCAGCGCTTGGCGCGGATGAGTGCGAGATCTACACCGACGTGGACGGTGTCTACACCACGGATCCGCGTGTGGTCCCCAAAGCCAGGCGGCTGGAGCGCATCACCTTCGAGGAGATGCTGGAGATGGCCAGCCTTGGCTCCAAGATCCTCCAGATTCGCGCCGTTGAATTCGCCGGCAAATACCATGTACCGCTGCGGGTGCGTTCCAGCTTCGACGACGGCCCAGGCACGCTGATTACGTATGAGGACGAGAACATGGAAGAACCGCTGATCTCCGGAATCGCGTTCCAGCGCGACGAGGCCAAACTCACCGTTCTGGGGGTGCCGGATCAGCCGGGGATCGCCGCGCGCATCCTGGGGCCGGTGTCCGAAGCCAACATCGAAGTGGACATGATCGTGCAGAACATCAGCCAGAGCGGGCTGACGGACTTCACCTTCACGGTCCACAGGAACGATTACGAGAAGACGCTGAAGATCCTCCAGGGTATCAGCGATGAACTCGGCGCCCGCGAGGTTTACGGTGACACCAAGATCGTCAAGCTCTCCCTGGTCGGGGTTGGCATGCGCTCGCATGCAGGTGTGGCGAGCACGATGTTTGACTCTTTGGCAGGGGAGGGGATTAACATCCAGATGATATCCACGTCGGAAATCAAGATTTCCGTGGTGATCGACGAAAAGTACCTCGAGCTTGGGGTGCGCGCGCTGCACACGGCGTTCGAGCTGGACGACGAAGCAAGCGCCCGCATCGAGGGCAAGGACTGACCCCGATTGCCGGTGGGTGAAAGGTCTCGCGAAGGCAGCCGGCAGGGCTGCCGGATCGGGAATGAGGTGACAGACACTGCGTAACAGTGTTTCCGGAACTGTTGTAAAACAATGGCTGAAGGTGGCGGTGAAGCTGGAGGCAAGCCGTTGAACTCGATAGGGATACCGCGAGTCCACGCTTTACAGGGAAAGGGTGGCCGCCTTGAGGTGGGTGCCTGAAAGGGTGCGTGAACGTGGAGACGCCTGGTGTGAGCCGGCGTTGCGGATGCCAGTGGAAATTGGGAGTAAGGCATATGCTGATTCT
The DNA window shown above is from Aquisalimonas sp. 2447 and carries:
- a CDS encoding CinA family protein, which encodes MDYTDTRSAPDDVRLEQLAHAVGNALGRRGQRLTAAESCTGGWIAKALTDVAGSSGWFDRSVVTYSNAAKEELLGIDPRLLERHGAVSEDVVRAMAEAALERSGADVALAVSGVAGPDGGSPSKPVGLVWFGWALRSGFLISRPERFPGNRDAVRRAAVGTSLEGVLRQLGD
- the thpR gene encoding RNA 2',3'-cyclic phosphodiesterase, whose product is MARLFFALQPSSDDLDQLARAMPENPGAGRVIPRENLHVTLAFLGELGAEKAAAAREAADGVQAPPVTLCFTALAYWPGPRTRVLVPEEVTAAAQTLRGELARRLRERNVPFDARIWRPHLTVARKARPAEEVRLEPLLLGFKEFVLVHSRTEPAGAHYESIGRWPLHEHRSV
- the recA gene encoding recombinase RecA; translation: MDENRKKALGAALGQIEKQFGKGAVMRMGDAAAVKDVAAISTGSISLDMALGIGGLPRGRVAEIYGPESSGKTTLTLQVIAEAQRAGGTAAFVDAEHALDPDYARKLGVDVDELLVSQPDTGEQALEIADMLVRSGAVDVVIVDSVAALTPKAEIEGEMGDSHVGLQARLMSQALRKLSGNIKRTGTLVVFINQIRMKIGVMFGSPETTTGGNALKFYSSVRLDIRRIGAIKKGDEVVGNETRVKVVKNKMAPPFKQAEFEILYGEGISREGELIDLGAKHGIIDKAGAWYSYNGDRIGQGKDNVRQFLKDNPAMAGEIESKLREVLLPEKVSGAGEEEPSEAETQ
- a CDS encoding regulatory protein RecX, with translation MDAEPGAEDFDAAYEAGVRFLARREHARRELQRKLRARGFSDAVVGQVLDRLVQERYLSDDRFTEAFVRQRCEQGQGPLKIIAALGERGIDESLARHHLSQQEVDWLAQAREARRRRFGEALPADRREWARQARFLASRGFSSEEVYRVLDESAHE
- the alaS gene encoding alanine--tRNA ligase, whose protein sequence is MSISSAELRRAFLEFFRERGHEVVPSSPLVPGNDPTLLFTNAGMVPFKDVFLGKEDRGYTRACSSQRCVRAGGKHNDLENVGYTARHHTFFEMLGNFSFGDYFKREAIQYAWEFLTQVVNLPPEKLWVTVYEEDDEAARIWLEEIGVSPERFSRIGAHDNFWSMGDTGPCGPCSEVFYDHGPEVPGGPPGTPEEDGDRFIEIWNLVFMQYNRAADGTMTDLPKPSIDTGMGLERLAAVLQGVHSNFEIDLFRNLIRAAAQATGAKDLDDSSLKVIADHIRACAFLITDGVFPANEGRGYVLRRIIRRAVRHGYKLGQEDAFFHKLVQPLVAEMGEAFPELVEQQKQVERLLKREEEQFHETLEQGLKLLESDLRHLRGSVIPGATVFKLYDTYGFPVDLTADIARERELGIDMEGFESHMEAQRERARAASQFRADHAGDAEVDANSRFTGYDHIRDTGVVAALFAGGRSVNRLESGQQGMVVLDTTPFYAESGGQVGDTGTLTGAGVRFRVDDTVRQGGAIGHLGVVEEGVIAAGDSLEATVDGDRRAAIRLNHTATHLLHAVLRERLGTHVHQKGSLVAPDRLRFDFSHPEPIDPAELRRIEQIVNARIRANEAADIRVLPYQQAISMGAMALFGEKYGDQVRVVRFGELTTELCGGTHVDRTGDIGLFRIVEETGVAAGVRRIEAITGARAVEWVEEQASEVRQVADMLKASPENIRVRLEQVLDRQRQAEKELERLKQKVASQAGGDLADSAVDVDGIRVVASTLDGGDAKSLRDTVDQLKNKLGSAAVVLAAVDGGKVRLVAGVTSDLTDRVKAGELVNAVARQVGGKGGGRPDMAQAGGSEPDGLPAAMKSVPDWVRQQLQ
- a CDS encoding aspartate kinase, giving the protein MPLIVQKYGGTSVGSPERIEEVARRVIKTKDAGNSVVVVVSAMSGETNRLTELAKQINPEPPAREMDMILSTGEQVTIGLLAMALEKQGHPARCYTGAQVKILTDSAHSKARIQEIDAKVVTQDLKEGRIVVVAGFQGVDSTGAITTLGRGGSDTTAVALAAALGADECEIYTDVDGVYTTDPRVVPKARRLERITFEEMLEMASLGSKILQIRAVEFAGKYHVPLRVRSSFDDGPGTLITYEDENMEEPLISGIAFQRDEAKLTVLGVPDQPGIAARILGPVSEANIEVDMIVQNISQSGLTDFTFTVHRNDYEKTLKILQGISDELGAREVYGDTKIVKLSLVGVGMRSHAGVASTMFDSLAGEGINIQMISTSEIKISVVIDEKYLELGVRALHTAFELDDEASARIEGKD